Proteins encoded together in one Streptomyces capillispiralis window:
- a CDS encoding DNA primase family protein: protein MSARRVYVLQGTVSGAEGLLDVTDPAGRAALLAVPATEASRGPDHTSPEQLRAGPGSPGLVPDSLGDRGNAGLFVALHGRDFRYVREQGWYHWSGWRWERDEDDAVLWAVGDMAESMAEVDATGRFTTAALRRNRQRAMSTAGMKAVLAHAKDAPGIALDASSLDADAAALCTPTGVVDLRTGRMMPPDPTGRHHSRSTSVPPADIPTPRWYRFLADTFGDDAEGMRMISFLHELLGYSLTGEVTAQVIPFLYGKGKNGKSVLLEVVMRLLGDYADAAPHDFLMAQTSDGPHTGLAELHGRRMVVCSEFRSGDRLDEARVAALTGSSRITVPRPRRDSFSFRPTHKLWLIGNHWPEVDPGAVVVRRRMRVIPFERMPIDGRKVDNLAAVLVTEEGPGILQWLITGAHRYLNGTRDLAGPGSAATVASTCAEVRDPVGRFLEECCRLDSSLRVEQTQLYGAYRTWCRAEGHVPQSSRTFAVRVREAVGLSTPKNMILSNQRKFYPGIGLVAGVRATV from the coding sequence CGATGTGACCGATCCGGCAGGGCGAGCCGCGCTCTTGGCGGTGCCCGCCACTGAGGCGTCCAGAGGGCCGGACCACACCTCCCCGGAGCAGCTGAGGGCCGGTCCCGGGTCCCCGGGCCTGGTGCCCGACAGCCTCGGTGACCGGGGCAACGCCGGCCTCTTCGTCGCACTGCATGGGCGCGACTTCCGCTACGTACGGGAACAGGGCTGGTACCACTGGTCGGGCTGGCGGTGGGAGAGGGACGAGGACGACGCCGTGCTGTGGGCGGTGGGCGACATGGCGGAATCGATGGCCGAGGTGGACGCCACCGGCAGATTCACCACCGCTGCGTTGCGGCGCAACCGTCAGCGGGCGATGTCGACTGCCGGTATGAAGGCGGTCCTCGCCCACGCGAAGGATGCGCCGGGTATCGCGCTGGACGCCTCGTCGCTGGACGCCGATGCCGCCGCCCTGTGCACTCCGACAGGAGTGGTGGACTTGCGTACGGGCCGCATGATGCCTCCCGATCCGACAGGGCGGCACCACTCGCGCAGTACCAGCGTTCCGCCCGCGGACATCCCTACGCCGCGGTGGTACCGGTTCCTCGCGGACACCTTCGGCGACGACGCCGAAGGCATGCGCATGATCTCGTTCTTGCATGAACTCCTCGGCTACTCACTCACTGGTGAAGTGACCGCTCAGGTCATCCCCTTCCTGTACGGAAAGGGCAAGAACGGCAAAAGTGTGCTGCTGGAGGTCGTGATGAGACTGCTCGGGGACTACGCCGACGCAGCGCCCCACGACTTCCTGATGGCCCAGACCTCCGACGGACCCCACACGGGCCTGGCGGAGCTGCACGGCCGACGCATGGTCGTGTGCTCGGAGTTCCGGTCCGGTGACCGCCTCGACGAGGCGAGGGTCGCTGCGCTCACGGGAAGCAGCCGCATCACCGTCCCCCGTCCGCGGCGAGACTCCTTCAGCTTCCGCCCCACCCACAAGCTGTGGCTGATAGGTAACCACTGGCCCGAGGTCGACCCTGGTGCTGTCGTTGTCCGGCGCAGGATGAGAGTCATCCCGTTCGAGCGGATGCCGATCGACGGCCGCAAGGTGGACAACCTCGCGGCCGTCCTGGTGACCGAGGAGGGGCCGGGCATCCTGCAGTGGCTGATCACGGGCGCACACCGCTACCTGAACGGAACGCGCGATCTGGCAGGACCGGGGAGTGCGGCAACGGTGGCGAGTACCTGTGCGGAGGTGCGAGACCCCGTCGGCAGGTTCCTGGAGGAGTGCTGCCGTCTCGACTCCTCCCTTCGGGTCGAGCAGACGCAGCTGTACGGCGCCTACCGCACGTGGTGCAGGGCCGAGGGTCATGTTCCGCAGTCCTCCCGGACCTTCGCCGTCCGTGTGAGGGAAGCGGTCGGCCTTTCGACCCCGAAGAACATGATCCTTTCCAACCAGCGGAAGTTCTATCCCGGTATCGGACTTGTCGCCGGTGTGAGGGCCACCGTGTGA
- a CDS encoding GNAT family N-acetyltransferase — MLVLVSGELAVVRRAVPEDLTEVNAMHARCTTASLVQRYRAPRDGIRPAEWARLTAPSAGASWVTTPLEEPGRVIGLSHLMHTGGDGVRELGLLVEDDWQRRGLGMSLAQYAVLHGARTGCRSVTVLTAADNRAMETIARRLGASPRNRVRTDVEFSIAVAGRSGGPADAVRDERGGTGAVLGYRSGIRAEPVPGAAGAGSPT, encoded by the coding sequence GTGCTGGTACTCGTCTCCGGCGAGCTGGCCGTGGTGCGCAGGGCGGTCCCGGAGGACCTCACCGAGGTGAACGCGATGCACGCACGCTGCACCACAGCTTCCCTGGTGCAGCGCTACCGTGCTCCCCGCGACGGCATCAGGCCCGCCGAATGGGCTCGTCTGACCGCTCCTTCGGCGGGCGCGAGCTGGGTCACGACACCGCTGGAGGAGCCAGGGCGCGTCATCGGCCTCTCGCACCTGATGCACACGGGAGGCGACGGAGTCCGGGAGCTGGGTCTCCTCGTCGAGGACGACTGGCAACGCAGAGGTCTCGGCATGTCGCTCGCCCAGTACGCCGTTCTGCACGGCGCCCGCACGGGCTGTCGCTCCGTCACCGTCCTGACCGCCGCGGACAACAGGGCAATGGAAACGATCGCCCGCCGCCTGGGCGCGTCCCCTCGGAACCGGGTGCGTACCGATGTCGAGTTCAGCATCGCGGTTGCCGGGCGGAGCGGTGGGCCGGCTGACGCGGTGAGGGACGAACGAGGAGGGACGGGTGCCGTCCTCGGGTACCGGTCCGGCATCCGTGCCGAACCGGTACCGGGCGCGGCCGGTGCGGGCTCGCCGACCTGA
- the tpg gene encoding telomere-protecting terminal protein Tpg — MSLFEDGLEAAVQKAFTRPAPKSAGAQMRYLVKQLKGTKPVARLLRISQRTVERYVKGQIKKPRPELAARLEHEVKKRWQPQIRARAKERAATTGGIVIDTRARLGYTAPIGSTDQDRIRHLTVALPPRYAARLFDAQQQGAGDQRLREIAAEALKNVYFQDGGRRAGSLEEVRFTDIEHLEFEL, encoded by the coding sequence ATGAGCCTGTTCGAGGACGGCCTGGAAGCCGCCGTGCAGAAGGCGTTCACCCGCCCGGCTCCCAAGAGCGCGGGCGCGCAGATGCGGTACCTGGTCAAGCAGCTCAAGGGCACCAAGCCGGTCGCCCGACTGCTGCGGATCTCCCAGCGCACCGTCGAACGCTATGTGAAGGGCCAGATCAAAAAGCCCCGCCCGGAGCTCGCCGCGCGCCTGGAACACGAGGTGAAGAAGCGGTGGCAGCCGCAGATCCGGGCCAGGGCCAAGGAGCGCGCGGCGACGACCGGCGGCATCGTCATCGACACCCGCGCCCGCCTCGGCTACACCGCCCCGATCGGCAGCACCGACCAGGACCGCATCCGGCACCTCACCGTCGCCCTCCCACCCCGCTACGCCGCCCGCCTCTTCGACGCCCAGCAGCAGGGGGCCGGCGACCAGCGTCTGCGGGAGATCGCCGCCGAAGCGCTCAAGAACGTCTACTTCCAGGACGGCGGCCGCCGCGCCGGAAGCCTGGAAGAAGTCCGCTTCACGGACATCGAGCACCTGGAATTCGAGCTGTAG
- the tap gene encoding telomere-associated protein Tap: MSELFEAVDALVASRAPLPSAEERKRLRQAHGLTLDDVAGALKVRRATVSGWESVKKPVEPRGPEREAYARLLSKLAELYPAPAAVPGPVSAMLTAEPAPAERTLPTGPVSDAVRVVAPEPENTRTATPAPATSPKPPTSATPPGQATRRPARTAGSTSPSRRPGVKRTAPPGRPADGTDPRFENGPLAVVDVEDGQVLAYCTGGLVLDVPAKSIPALVEWTLKEAGLGQPRLSGPGKDADPLLVLTEAALQRYGLPVTLTDEERLAGRIQESHKVVKQLTRTDWKLTKRGFGPWARIYRPAQGSERTCVQLCIPSWHALDTRHWGAAAQLPPADLARVLGVYASRVMTPRGSTAVTGLELMTALHPPTRASEPDADGKRHSEHNPGSLGKDPVDCAPCEAPDGHPLLADLPRFHVRGPGEKLFEEAYDWARPLTDAECTRRHLVGIDVNMAFAAGANGLIVGLGAPTHVKRPVFDPKLPGAWLVDLSHVDLSRVKAGKDTWVELDAGLLPSPFTPNGDRPEGPAWYATPTVAYAVELGYDVRPIEAYVRYENGRYLDGWYNRLRDAYLATMADLGVRADMEPADFLAAMNGYREHDPQLAIVVSAIKATVKGGLGKLRERPRGEGWRPGEPWRALSRPTWRPDIRAAVISRTRINLHRKIVKHAAFTGQYPVAILSDCVVYATDGTSPLDFLPYRDGKPLPGGFKLGVNPGLVKWEGTQEVLWGEGVREQFDAPELNLARYIKDGTVTDTDTGE, encoded by the coding sequence ATGTCCGAGCTGTTCGAAGCGGTCGACGCGCTGGTGGCGTCCCGCGCTCCGCTGCCGTCGGCGGAGGAGCGCAAGCGGCTGCGTCAGGCCCACGGGCTGACGCTGGACGATGTGGCCGGCGCGCTGAAGGTACGCCGCGCCACGGTGTCGGGCTGGGAGTCGGTCAAGAAGCCGGTCGAGCCACGCGGCCCGGAGCGGGAGGCGTACGCGCGGCTGCTGAGCAAGCTCGCGGAGCTCTACCCCGCGCCCGCCGCCGTCCCCGGCCCGGTGTCCGCCATGCTCACCGCAGAGCCCGCTCCGGCGGAGCGGACGCTTCCCACAGGACCGGTCTCCGATGCCGTACGCGTGGTCGCGCCGGAACCCGAGAACACCCGGACCGCCACCCCTGCGCCCGCCACGTCCCCCAAGCCCCCCACGTCCGCCACGCCCCCCGGGCAGGCCACGCGGCGCCCGGCACGCACCGCTGGGAGCACGTCGCCGTCGCGCCGCCCCGGTGTGAAGAGGACGGCCCCGCCCGGCCGCCCGGCGGACGGTACCGACCCGCGCTTCGAGAACGGGCCGCTGGCGGTCGTCGACGTCGAGGACGGTCAGGTCCTGGCGTACTGCACCGGCGGTCTGGTCCTGGACGTGCCCGCCAAGAGCATCCCGGCCCTGGTGGAGTGGACGCTGAAGGAGGCGGGGCTCGGGCAGCCGAGGCTGTCCGGCCCGGGCAAGGACGCCGACCCGCTGCTCGTGCTCACCGAAGCCGCGCTCCAGCGGTACGGCCTGCCCGTCACCCTCACCGATGAGGAGCGGCTCGCCGGGCGGATCCAGGAAAGCCACAAGGTCGTCAAGCAGCTGACGCGCACCGACTGGAAGCTGACGAAGCGCGGGTTCGGGCCGTGGGCGCGCATCTACCGCCCCGCGCAGGGTTCCGAGCGCACCTGCGTCCAGCTGTGCATCCCGTCCTGGCACGCGCTGGACACCCGCCACTGGGGCGCGGCCGCGCAGCTGCCACCGGCGGACCTCGCCCGCGTGCTGGGCGTGTACGCCTCCCGGGTCATGACCCCGCGCGGCTCCACCGCCGTGACCGGCCTGGAGCTGATGACCGCCCTGCATCCGCCGACCCGCGCCTCCGAACCCGACGCCGACGGCAAGCGCCACTCCGAGCACAACCCCGGCAGCCTGGGCAAGGACCCGGTCGACTGCGCCCCGTGCGAGGCCCCCGACGGACACCCGCTCCTGGCGGACCTGCCGCGCTTCCACGTCCGCGGCCCCGGCGAGAAGCTGTTCGAGGAGGCGTACGACTGGGCGCGTCCGCTCACCGACGCCGAATGCACCAGGCGCCACCTGGTCGGCATCGACGTCAACATGGCCTTCGCCGCAGGAGCCAACGGGCTGATCGTCGGCCTCGGTGCCCCCACGCACGTCAAGCGGCCCGTGTTCGACCCGAAGCTGCCCGGCGCGTGGCTGGTCGACCTGTCGCACGTCGACCTGTCGAGGGTGAAGGCCGGCAAGGACACGTGGGTGGAGCTGGACGCCGGTCTGTTGCCGAGCCCGTTCACGCCCAACGGCGACCGTCCGGAGGGGCCGGCCTGGTACGCGACGCCGACGGTCGCGTACGCGGTGGAGCTGGGGTACGACGTCCGGCCCATCGAGGCATACGTCCGGTACGAGAACGGCCGCTACCTGGACGGCTGGTACAATAGGCTGCGCGACGCCTACCTCGCGACGATGGCCGACCTCGGCGTCCGCGCGGACATGGAGCCGGCGGACTTCCTCGCGGCGATGAACGGCTACCGGGAGCACGACCCCCAGCTGGCGATCGTCGTCTCGGCGATCAAGGCGACCGTCAAGGGCGGTCTGGGCAAGCTGCGCGAGCGGCCCCGGGGCGAAGGCTGGCGGCCGGGCGAGCCGTGGCGGGCGCTGTCGCGTCCGACATGGCGGCCGGACATCCGCGCGGCGGTCATCTCCCGCACCCGGATCAACCTCCACCGGAAGATCGTCAAGCACGCGGCGTTCACCGGGCAGTACCCGGTGGCGATCCTCTCCGACTGCGTCGTCTACGCGACCGACGGCACCAGCCCGCTCGACTTCCTCCCCTACCGGGACGGAAAACCGCTGCCGGGCGGCTTCAAGCTCGGCGTCAACCCGGGCCTGGTCAAGTGGGAGGGCACTCAGGAAGTGCTGTGGGGCGAGGGTGTGCGCGAGCAGTTCGACGCGCCGGAGCTCAACCTCGCCCGGTACATCAAGGACGGCACCGTCACCGACACCGACACCGGGGAGTAG
- a CDS encoding ParB/RepB/Spo0J family partition protein encodes MSKADTLGSAPAFGAARGARSSRRNLIDKTIAGQESTEAAITELPVTLISDNPDNPRNHLRNLDETVQTVREVGIIIPIAVATVDAYLRNRPDRVDDIDDGAQYIVVDGHRRLESARRVGMATIPVRVDNGRVATDESLLEAAFVANYHRDDMTDLEEAHALKTLVDYYGSQTKAAKRLGIPQNTISSKLSLLKLTPELQKDLVTGARKVEHVRNLGKLSPEEQKAKADERAEAARLKAEARPQEVVERSADPADYHGVIIPEAPTVPTAPTAPVGPATPVGSAAPPSPPIRPSAASLPAGREPTPESIPEPRTGAGEPGAATEAAPSKQPKQLPYDDAFYCVHHLHRKMKPETFVQGARMWMDILREQHPDEYKTLLAELGAR; translated from the coding sequence TTGAGCAAGGCAGACACCCTGGGATCGGCACCGGCGTTCGGCGCGGCCCGCGGCGCCCGGTCCTCCCGGCGCAACCTCATCGACAAGACCATCGCCGGGCAGGAGTCGACCGAGGCGGCCATCACCGAGCTGCCCGTCACCCTCATCAGCGACAACCCCGACAACCCGCGCAACCATCTGCGCAACCTCGACGAGACGGTGCAGACCGTCCGTGAGGTCGGCATCATCATCCCCATCGCCGTGGCTACGGTCGACGCCTACCTGCGCAACAGGCCCGACCGCGTGGACGACATCGACGACGGGGCGCAGTACATCGTCGTCGACGGCCACCGCCGCCTGGAGTCCGCTCGCCGCGTCGGGATGGCCACCATCCCGGTCCGCGTCGACAACGGACGGGTCGCCACCGACGAGTCCCTGCTGGAGGCCGCGTTCGTCGCGAACTACCACCGCGACGACATGACCGACCTGGAGGAGGCCCACGCCCTCAAGACCCTGGTCGATTACTACGGTTCCCAGACCAAGGCGGCCAAGCGGCTGGGCATTCCACAGAACACCATCTCCAGCAAGCTGTCCCTGCTGAAGCTCACTCCCGAGCTGCAGAAGGACCTGGTGACCGGGGCGCGGAAGGTGGAGCACGTCCGCAACCTCGGCAAGCTGTCTCCCGAGGAGCAGAAGGCCAAGGCGGACGAACGGGCCGAAGCGGCCCGCCTCAAGGCGGAGGCGCGGCCGCAGGAAGTCGTCGAGCGTTCGGCGGACCCCGCCGATTATCACGGCGTGATAATCCCGGAGGCGCCTACCGTGCCTACCGCGCCCACCGCGCCTGTTGGGCCTGCCACACCTGTTGGGTCTGCCGCTCCGCCCTCCCCGCCGATCCGGCCCAGCGCGGCCTCGCTGCCCGCCGGCCGCGAGCCGACTCCCGAGTCCATTCCGGAACCGCGCACCGGTGCGGGAGAGCCCGGGGCGGCGACGGAGGCAGCGCCGTCGAAGCAGCCGAAGCAACTTCCCTATGACGACGCCTTCTACTGCGTACACCACCTTCACCGGAAGATGAAGCCCGAGACCTTCGTGCAAGGGGCCCGGATGTGGATGGACATCCTGCGGGAGCAGCACCCGGACGAGTACAAGACACTGCTGGCCGAGCTGGGAGCCCGGTAG
- a CDS encoding ParA family protein — MASPYPDGDREKVASKLPSALQQALKVRAAELSLDIQDAVEAAINDWRGGTSSGVEVDTAGAKSFSTWLPPGLYEQFKEVCTDRGVSYTQGLAQSIRDWLDANPSPQHGGRGTDPERKIVGNQKGGVGKTAISAGIGEAYAEAGKRVLVVDFDPQGHLSEQLGVPQIEPNHDSLVSHMCGEGSGDLRDLVVVIDDPRFEKRLHVLPACFDGFLLDAKIAVVAMQKRGFQKEAALELALRPLEADYDVIIIDCPPSLGIAMDAALYYGRRRRGEPVGVSGVVIPVLAEDSSATAYGMLAQQIEDLCEDLSLEIDYLGLVVNLYDSRRGYVATSSLDNWKSLGDPKVLAVIGDLKEQREAVRKRMPLLTYAPHSDQAEAMRQVARGATR, encoded by the coding sequence ATGGCATCTCCTTACCCCGACGGAGACCGGGAAAAGGTAGCGTCCAAGCTGCCCTCGGCGCTCCAGCAAGCACTCAAGGTCCGCGCCGCCGAGCTCAGCCTGGACATCCAGGACGCCGTCGAGGCGGCCATCAACGACTGGCGCGGCGGCACGAGCAGCGGCGTCGAAGTGGACACCGCCGGCGCGAAGTCGTTCTCCACGTGGCTGCCGCCAGGTCTGTACGAGCAGTTCAAGGAGGTCTGCACCGACCGCGGGGTCTCCTACACCCAGGGTCTCGCCCAGTCGATCCGTGACTGGCTCGACGCGAACCCCTCCCCCCAGCACGGCGGCCGCGGCACCGATCCCGAACGGAAGATCGTCGGCAACCAGAAGGGCGGGGTCGGCAAGACCGCCATCTCCGCCGGTATCGGCGAGGCCTACGCCGAGGCAGGCAAGCGTGTCCTCGTCGTCGACTTCGACCCGCAGGGGCACCTCAGCGAACAGCTCGGAGTCCCCCAGATCGAACCCAACCACGACAGCCTGGTCTCCCACATGTGCGGCGAGGGCAGTGGGGATCTGCGCGACCTCGTCGTGGTGATAGACGATCCGCGGTTCGAGAAGCGCCTGCACGTCCTGCCCGCCTGCTTCGACGGGTTCCTGCTCGACGCGAAGATCGCCGTCGTGGCGATGCAGAAGCGTGGCTTCCAGAAGGAAGCGGCACTCGAGCTGGCCCTGCGCCCGCTGGAAGCCGACTACGACGTCATCATCATCGACTGCCCGCCGAGCCTCGGCATCGCCATGGACGCCGCCCTCTACTACGGGCGCCGGCGCCGCGGCGAGCCCGTCGGCGTCTCCGGGGTCGTCATTCCCGTACTCGCCGAGGACTCCTCCGCCACCGCCTACGGCATGCTCGCCCAGCAGATCGAGGACCTCTGCGAAGACCTCTCCCTCGAAATCGACTACCTCGGACTGGTCGTCAACCTGTACGACTCCCGTCGCGGCTACGTGGCCACCTCATCCCTGGACAACTGGAAGTCTCTCGGCGACCCGAAGGTCCTTGCCGTCATCGGCGATCTGAAGGAACAGCGTGAAGCGGTCCGCAAGCGGATGCCGTTGCTGACGTACGCTCCCCACAGTGATCAGGCGGAAGCCATGCGGCAGGTAGCGAGGGGAGCCACCCGTTGA
- a CDS encoding phosphotransferase: MTTFLTPRQRADRTSAAVEAAVEAGRGLGLTITGPTVLHDVFSVVVHLAPSPVVARIPTVLSRPDDLAALARRQQDELDVTRWLADRNIPVIAPSPLVPREPVQHDGYSMTFWPFVEEARDREPDYVENAESVADLHAALRAYPGHRLEFLSAADPRFIADSLVLLDRHPDLIGAAELDRARREWQVLEPLVRSRSAFETRFPGIDLQPIHGDSPPANIFNAVDGDLYADFELVALGPVEWDLAALGPEHEAAYNRGARRNGMRPLDKEVLAFVNAVGMLRVIAALTLVPQLPELMEYLGPAVDRWQTTPFAGGMNS; the protein is encoded by the coding sequence ATGACCACCTTCCTGACACCACGACAGCGCGCCGACCGCACCTCCGCCGCCGTCGAGGCAGCAGTCGAGGCCGGGCGCGGGCTCGGCCTGACCATCACCGGGCCCACCGTGCTCCACGACGTCTTCTCGGTCGTCGTCCACCTGGCCCCCTCGCCGGTCGTGGCCCGGATCCCCACCGTCCTGTCCCGCCCGGACGACCTGGCCGCCCTCGCGCGCCGCCAGCAGGACGAGCTGGATGTCACACGGTGGCTGGCCGACCGGAACATCCCCGTGATCGCCCCCAGCCCGCTCGTGCCGCGCGAACCCGTGCAGCACGACGGGTACTCGATGACGTTCTGGCCGTTCGTCGAGGAGGCCCGGGACAGGGAACCCGACTACGTCGAGAACGCCGAGAGCGTCGCCGACCTGCACGCAGCACTGCGCGCCTACCCGGGCCACCGCCTGGAGTTCCTGTCCGCGGCCGACCCGCGGTTCATCGCGGACAGCCTCGTCCTGCTCGACCGGCATCCCGACCTGATCGGAGCGGCCGAGCTCGACCGGGCCCGCCGCGAATGGCAGGTCCTCGAACCCCTCGTACGCTCACGCAGCGCCTTCGAGACCCGGTTCCCCGGCATCGACCTCCAGCCCATCCACGGCGACTCCCCGCCCGCGAACATCTTCAACGCAGTGGACGGCGACCTCTACGCCGACTTCGAACTGGTCGCATTGGGGCCCGTCGAGTGGGACCTGGCCGCTCTCGGACCCGAGCACGAAGCCGCCTACAACCGTGGCGCACGACGCAACGGCATGAGGCCGCTCGACAAGGAGGTGCTCGCCTTCGTCAACGCCGTGGGCATGCTGCGGGTCATCGCCGCCCTCACGCTGGTCCCGCAGCTGCCCGAGCTGATGGAGTACCTCGGGCCCGCCGTCGACCGGTGGCAGACGACGCCCTTCGCCGGTGGCATGAACAGCTGA
- the abc-f gene encoding ribosomal protection-like ABC-F family protein, translating to MRDRAPTSLPTTVPAVAQLSVKSVTKSYGIRTVLDQVSFTVRPGEKAAVIGENGSGKSTLLRLLATAETPDAGEVTVRFPGGTGHLAQTLDLDADRTVQDAVDLALTELRDMERRLRAAEDSLADASDEELAAYGELLTAYEERGGYGADARVDAAMHGLGLARITRERLLGSLSGGEQARLALACCLAAAPELLLLDEPTNHLDAAAVRWLEEHLRAHRGTVVAVTHDRGFLERIATTVLEVDRDERTVRRYGDGWAGYRAAKTAARRGAEQRYADWVEEVARTEELLEAAGRRLAATGRDPKQGFGKHRRSSEAKLGGQVRSVRERLDRLRRNPVAKPPVPLRFTTAPPSAVDGPVQGTLAELHNVRVGERLRLDGLLAIKSKGRLLVTGENGAGKTTLLRVLAGDLQPDAGTARRPARIGYLAQELPAHATRLPLLAAFAAGRPGLPDEHAERLLSLGLFREQDLHVPVAALSVGQRRRLQIATLVTRPADLLLLDEPTNHIALDLVEDLQAALAAYPGAVVAVSHDRDFRARFEAEQLELHAGRRR from the coding sequence ATGCGCGACCGCGCCCCTACCTCCCTGCCCACCACCGTCCCCGCGGTGGCGCAGCTGTCCGTCAAGTCCGTTACCAAGTCGTATGGCATCCGGACCGTCCTCGACCAGGTCTCCTTCACCGTCCGGCCGGGCGAGAAGGCCGCCGTCATCGGCGAGAACGGCTCCGGCAAGTCCACCTTGCTGCGGCTGCTCGCCACGGCCGAGACGCCGGACGCGGGGGAGGTCACCGTCCGTTTTCCCGGCGGGACCGGCCACCTCGCCCAGACCCTCGACCTCGATGCGGACCGCACCGTGCAGGACGCCGTCGACCTCGCGCTGACCGAACTGCGCGATATGGAGCGAAGGCTCCGTGCCGCGGAGGACTCCCTCGCCGACGCGTCGGACGAGGAACTCGCCGCGTACGGCGAGCTGTTGACCGCTTACGAGGAACGCGGCGGATACGGGGCGGACGCCCGTGTGGATGCCGCCATGCACGGGCTGGGGCTGGCCCGGATCACCCGGGAGCGCCTGCTCGGCTCGCTGTCCGGCGGCGAGCAGGCGCGCCTCGCGCTCGCCTGCTGCCTGGCCGCCGCCCCCGAACTACTGCTCCTGGACGAACCGACGAACCACCTCGACGCGGCGGCCGTGCGCTGGCTGGAGGAACACCTGCGCGCACACCGCGGCACCGTCGTCGCGGTCACCCACGACCGCGGCTTCCTGGAGCGCATCGCCACCACGGTCCTCGAGGTCGACCGGGACGAGCGCACCGTGCGCCGGTACGGCGACGGCTGGGCCGGCTACCGCGCCGCGAAGACTGCCGCCCGGCGTGGAGCGGAGCAGCGGTACGCGGACTGGGTCGAGGAGGTGGCCCGGACGGAGGAACTGCTGGAGGCCGCCGGGAGGCGGCTGGCCGCCACCGGCCGCGACCCGAAGCAGGGCTTCGGCAAGCACCGCCGCTCCAGCGAGGCGAAGCTCGGCGGGCAGGTGCGCTCGGTACGGGAGCGACTGGACCGGCTGCGGCGCAACCCGGTGGCGAAGCCGCCCGTACCGCTCCGGTTCACGACGGCGCCGCCGTCGGCAGTCGACGGCCCCGTCCAGGGCACACTCGCCGAGCTCCACAACGTACGGGTCGGAGAACGGCTGCGCCTGGACGGGCTCCTGGCGATCAAGTCCAAAGGGCGCCTCCTTGTCACGGGCGAGAACGGCGCGGGCAAGACGACGCTGCTTCGCGTCCTGGCGGGCGACCTGCAGCCGGACGCGGGCACGGCGCGCCGGCCCGCCCGGATCGGCTACCTAGCCCAGGAACTGCCCGCGCACGCCACGCGGCTTCCGCTGCTCGCCGCGTTCGCCGCCGGGCGGCCCGGGCTGCCGGACGAGCACGCCGAACGCCTCCTGTCCCTCGGCCTGTTCCGCGAACAGGACCTGCACGTCCCCGTCGCCGCCCTGTCCGTGGGACAGCGGCGGCGGCTGCAGATCGCGACCCTGGTGACCCGGCCCGCCGACCTCCTCCTCCTCGACGAGCCGACCAACCACATCGCACTCGACCTGGTCGAGGACCTTCAGGCGGCGCTCGCGGCGTACCCGGGGGCGGTGGTCGCGGTCTCGCACGATCGCGACTTCCGCGCGCGCTTCGAAGCCGAGCAGCTGGAACTGCACGCCGGCCGCAGGCGCTGA